In a single window of the Nodularia spumigena CCY9414 genome:
- a CDS encoding ATP-dependent helicase → MSDAYFTATVPQESLQLKLQEKILDIRNSLRPGQQQMADWQFGPLAVSAVPGAGKSTGMAAAVAIAIARQYQISAESRPSSRRHIVVVTFTRSASANIKLKIRGYLKDLSLPPTGFAVYTLHGLALNIASRHPNLSGLELENVTLITPNQSHRFIRTAVEQWINNNREPYSRLLEGHQFDGEETERLRRQSVLRTEVLPDLATTVIHEAKSSGILPEKLREWSQKTTDKYGILRVAAGLYEQYQNLMRLHDFIDYDDMILAALRVLENDSARHIEQNQVFAVFEDEAQDSSPLQTKLLEILATNQGEEAGGQGAGGRGEELGALVLESSPPSFHSALQLVRVGDPNQAINSTFTPADPIYFREFCGVCDRLGKLATMDQAGRSTRIIIAAANFALEWVNSFYQLKNQPSPPPPFRSQNIRPVNTSDPQTDANPLPVGRGLELYTPRDIYHTVELLSQRIVELFTQNPKEISGAILVREHRQGRWLTEMLTPMCKEHKITLYDVGESDRRSHIPQEMLGLLQFCDRPHSPDYLKAALEVLVQRQLIPTQDLNALASLPEEFLYPGPLAELQTDTVKKSAHFCRSLLRARLELPLYQLIAFLALTLKYDQAELATADKLAERVNQQITENNSMEAMLCALSEIVTSERFEAVETDDLDARYTRRGQLTIITMHKAKGLDWDYVFMPFLHENLIPGKFWVTPKSQFLGDFTLSEVARAQIRTAIHGESNLPHVSQAWEQAKHLKTSEEYRLLYVAMTRAKRLLWMSASQQAPFTWSKPENLQEQAPCPVFPALKRQFPECVVQDGVNKQTIQNP, encoded by the coding sequence ATGTCAGACGCTTATTTTACGGCTACTGTGCCTCAAGAATCTCTCCAGTTAAAGTTACAAGAGAAGATTTTAGACATCCGCAATAGTCTCCGCCCAGGACAACAACAGATGGCTGATTGGCAATTCGGCCCATTGGCTGTTTCCGCCGTTCCTGGGGCTGGTAAATCCACTGGGATGGCCGCAGCAGTAGCGATCGCGATCGCCCGACAATACCAAATATCTGCTGAATCACGCCCATCTTCCCGCCGTCACATTGTAGTTGTGACATTTACGCGTTCCGCATCTGCCAATATTAAATTAAAAATTCGCGGATATTTAAAAGATTTATCTTTACCTCCAACAGGCTTTGCTGTCTATACCCTGCATGGTCTAGCTTTGAATATTGCCAGTCGTCACCCTAATTTATCAGGTTTAGAATTAGAAAATGTCACATTAATTACACCCAACCAAAGCCATCGTTTTATTCGGACAGCCGTAGAACAATGGATTAATAACAATCGGGAACCTTATTCTCGGTTGCTAGAAGGTCATCAATTTGACGGTGAAGAGACAGAAAGATTACGCCGTCAGTCAGTGTTGCGAACTGAAGTTTTACCAGATTTGGCAACTACAGTTATTCATGAAGCTAAAAGTTCGGGAATATTGCCAGAAAAACTGCGGGAGTGGAGTCAAAAAACTACAGATAAATATGGAATATTGCGGGTAGCGGCGGGATTGTATGAACAATATCAGAATTTAATGCGATTGCATGATTTCATCGACTACGACGATATGATTTTAGCCGCCCTGCGTGTCCTAGAAAATGACAGCGCCCGTCACATTGAGCAAAATCAAGTTTTTGCAGTATTTGAAGACGAAGCCCAAGATTCTAGCCCCTTGCAGACAAAGCTATTAGAGATTTTAGCAACTAATCAGGGGGAAGAAGCAGGGGGGCAGGGGGCAGGGGGCAGGGGGGAAGAACTTGGGGCGCTTGTACTAGAATCTTCTCCCCCATCTTTCCACTCAGCACTCCAATTGGTGAGAGTTGGTGATCCTAATCAAGCGATTAACTCGACTTTTACACCAGCTGATCCGATTTATTTTCGGGAGTTTTGCGGAGTGTGCGATCGCCTGGGTAAATTAGCAACAATGGATCAAGCTGGACGCAGTACCCGAATTATTATCGCTGCCGCTAACTTTGCCCTAGAATGGGTAAACAGCTTTTATCAACTCAAAAATCAACCATCCCCTCCACCCCCATTTCGTTCTCAAAACATCCGCCCAGTTAATACCAGCGATCCTCAAACAGATGCTAACCCATTACCAGTGGGACGAGGACTAGAACTTTATACACCCCGTGATATTTATCACACAGTTGAATTACTGTCTCAAAGGATAGTTGAGTTGTTTACTCAAAACCCCAAAGAAATTAGTGGGGCAATTTTGGTGCGAGAACATCGCCAAGGTCGCTGGCTAACAGAGATGTTAACTCCTATGTGTAAGGAGCATAAAATTACACTTTATGACGTAGGAGAAAGCGATCGCCGTTCTCATATCCCCCAAGAAATGCTGGGATTATTGCAATTTTGCGATCGCCCCCATTCTCCTGACTACCTCAAAGCGGCTTTAGAGGTATTGGTACAGCGTCAATTAATTCCTACCCAAGACCTCAACGCCCTCGCTAGTTTACCAGAAGAGTTTTTGTATCCGGGGCCTCTCGCAGAACTCCAGACAGATACAGTCAAAAAATCCGCGCATTTTTGTCGGAGTTTACTCCGCGCTCGGTTAGAACTGCCCCTATATCAACTGATTGCCTTTCTGGCTTTAACTTTAAAGTACGACCAAGCCGAATTAGCCACTGCTGACAAACTCGCCGAACGGGTAAACCAGCAAATAACTGAGAACAATTCAATGGAAGCAATGCTTTGTGCTTTAAGTGAAATTGTCACTTCGGAACGGTTTGAAGCAGTGGAAACAGATGATTTAGACGCACGTTATACCCGTCGTGGTCAACTGACAATTATCACCATGCACAAAGCCAAGGGGTTGGATTGGGACTATGTATTTATGCCCTTTCTACATGAAAACTTAATTCCTGGTAAATTTTGGGTGACTCCCAAAAGCCAGTTTTTAGGCGACTTTACTTTATCAGAAGTAGCGCGCGCCCAAATTCGGACTGCAATCCACGGCGAATCGAATCTACCTCATGTCTCCCAAGCCTGGGAACAGGCAAAACATTTGAAAACTTCTGAGGAATATCGTTTACTCTACGTTGCGATGACACGAGCCAAGCGGCTATTATGGATGTCTGCATCACAGCAAGCGCCTTTTACCTGGAGTAAACCAGAAAATTTACAA
- a CDS encoding glycosyltransferase family 39 protein, which produces MTNRKLYLHYLGLAGAIAYGAALPIALGGVLRFWNLDLKPLWMDEVITAIFSLGKNYHDLPLNILFPLQRVQEIFTYQSGVSCDQIAENLANQSTHPPLFFCVMYSWLGWMTPLGTEWVGKLRSLPALFGVGAIAAIYGVNRIAFTGASGIIAALIMAISPFAVYLSQEARHYTMPMFLITLALLGLMQIQQDIFDKQRLRLWVVILWAFVNSIGLYVHYFFSMAFIGEIITLFILIYSGKNQILNKGQICLNLIISITGVVISFLPWVRVILNHAQSPETNWLPATMHIAPLYQTLISWILMVIALPVENQPLLITASCGFCMLTFAIWLGWQVYKGLKLLWLENTTHLATLTLLSFTIIVLIQFLAIAYLLGKDITIIPRYHFVYYPSFCALLAASISKIHKLKFIILLVGILSCVFVVSNLVFQKSFQPEQTARNMNLEPSVPLMLVVG; this is translated from the coding sequence ATGACAAATCGCAAACTGTATCTACATTATCTAGGTTTAGCTGGAGCGATCGCCTACGGCGCGGCTTTGCCGATCGCACTTGGTGGTGTCTTGCGCTTTTGGAATTTAGACTTAAAACCTCTGTGGATGGATGAGGTAATTACTGCTATTTTCAGTTTGGGAAAAAATTACCATGATTTGCCCTTAAATATCTTATTTCCACTGCAACGCGTCCAAGAAATTTTTACTTACCAGTCTGGGGTTAGCTGTGATCAAATTGCCGAAAATCTAGCTAATCAGTCTACCCATCCGCCGTTGTTTTTTTGTGTAATGTACAGTTGGTTGGGGTGGATGACTCCCTTGGGTACAGAGTGGGTGGGAAAATTGCGATCGCTACCAGCTTTATTTGGTGTAGGTGCGATCGCCGCAATTTATGGTGTCAACCGCATAGCTTTCACCGGTGCATCGGGAATCATCGCCGCATTAATTATGGCTATTTCTCCCTTTGCTGTTTACCTTTCCCAAGAAGCACGCCATTACACTATGCCCATGTTTCTGATAACTTTAGCGTTATTAGGACTAATGCAAATTCAACAGGATATTTTTGACAAGCAACGCCTGAGACTTTGGGTAGTTATTTTATGGGCTTTTGTTAATAGTATTGGTCTTTATGTTCACTACTTTTTTAGTATGGCTTTCATAGGGGAAATTATCACATTATTTATATTAATATATTCGGGTAAAAATCAGATTCTAAATAAAGGTCAAATTTGTCTAAATTTAATTATATCAATTACTGGAGTTGTCATTAGTTTCCTACCGTGGGTGCGGGTAATATTAAATCATGCTCAGAGTCCTGAAACCAATTGGTTACCTGCTACTATGCACATTGCACCACTATATCAAACTTTAATTAGTTGGATATTAATGGTGATTGCTCTACCTGTGGAAAACCAGCCTCTTTTAATTACAGCTAGCTGTGGATTTTGTATGCTAACCTTTGCTATTTGGTTAGGGTGGCAGGTATACAAAGGTTTAAAACTGCTGTGGTTAGAGAATACAACTCATTTAGCAACATTAACGCTTTTAAGTTTTACTATCATTGTATTAATCCAATTTTTGGCAATCGCCTATTTATTAGGTAAAGATATAACTATTATTCCCCGCTATCACTTTGTTTATTATCCCAGTTTTTGCGCTTTGTTAGCAGCTAGTATTAGCAAAATTCACAAGTTAAAATTTATCATTTTGCTGGTTGGTATTCTCAGTTGTGTTTTTGTAGTTTCTAACTTAGTCTTTCAAAAGTCTTTCCAACCTGAGCAAACTGCACGAAACATGAATTTAGAACCCTCTGTCCCTCTGATGCTGGTAGTAGGATAG